The following nucleotide sequence is from Mucilaginibacter sp. cycad4.
ATTATTTAGGTGAGGCGGGGATAGGCCGCTGGTATTATTCGGGCGAAGTGCCCGGAGAACACTGGGAAAATAATCTTTTTCCATGGCACGGCGCTTATTGCGGTGATATAGACTTAACCGGATGGAGAAAACCTATATCACATTACCGCAGTATGTTGTACAATAATAAGGAAAAGTTGTACATGGCTGTCCGCGAACCCAACCCTGAACCATTGGAAATTAAAGAAACCTGGTGGTCGGTATGGCCAACCTGGAAAAGCTGGACATGGCCGGGCTTTGAGGGCAGAAAATTGGACGTAGAGGTATATTCCAAATATCCCAAAGTAAGGCTTTACCTCAATGACAAACTTCTTGGCGAAAAGTCTACCACCGTAAATCAGGAGTTTAAAGCTATTTTCTCAGTGCCCTATACACCAGGAACCCTCAGAGCTGTAGGCGTTGAAAATGATAAAGAAATTGAATCAACTACCCTTCAAACTTCAGGGTCCGCTGCTAAGATCAGGCTCGTTGCCGACCGTTATCAGCTATTGGCGAATGGGCAGGATCTGTCCTACGTTGCAATTGAAATTACTGATAAGGATGATGTATTACAACCAAACGCATCAGATCGCCTTCAATTTAAGCTCGAAGGACCTGGTGTAATAGCCGGAGTGGATAATGCTGACATCAAAGACACTGACCCATATGCAGGCAATTCACGCAAAGCCTGGCACGGCCGGGCCATGGTGGTAATCAGGAGCACCCATAATACCGGCGATATTAAGCTCACTGTCAGTTCGGCGAGGTTATCTGATGCAATTATAGCCATCAAAACAGCCGGGAATAGACCAAGGTAAATGTTTGCCTGATATTTTAAACTATTGATATCGTCATGGAAAAAATGAGGCTGATCATTTGTGATACAGCCTCGTCTTTTTTATGGCTGTTATTCAGCAGGGTTGGGTTTTAATATTAACTATTACTATTTAAACCTTGTGGCAATTTAACCTATTGTTTATATCAACCAATAGGCCATAATAAATAATTCAAAATATTCATATCGGTTGTTATCTTCACATTTAATTATAGATATCCGCGAACTTATTTATGGTAAAATAGCTTTTGCCACATCCCGGAAAAGAATCAGTTTATGAGCTTTGATGTTTAATAAGTACCGTAAAACCAATGAAGGTTAGCAAGGTTATATATGTTACATTTATTTTATTATTTGGATTCCTGGCAAGGGGATCTGCACAAAATAACTATGTAGCTGCGGTACACGGTGTACTTGATCTTCGCAACCAGCCTGTTAACGATAAAATTGAACTGACAGGAAACTGGCTGTTTTACTGGAACCAATTGATAAACCCAAATGATACTGCCGCTATTAAAGACAGGCTTTTGGTTGAGTTTCCGTTTAAATGGAACGGATATACCTGGCGGGGCAAAAGGCTGCCTGCATTTGGCTATGGTACTTACCGGCTTAAAGTTTTACTTCCCCAAAAGCATGGCGAATTAAAGCTAACTATGCCCGATGTTTACAGTGCGTACAGGCTTTATATTAACAAAAAGTTAGTATCATCAAACGGGAAGGTAACCACTTCCGGGAAGGGATTTGAAGCGCACTGGGAGTATCATGCCATTGATTTGCCCAACAGTGATACCATCTATATTACATTACAAATTTCCAATTTTATACACAGTAAAGGAGGCATCAGTAAACCCATATTTATAGGTCCGGCAGAAAGAATTGACCTGGCCAGGCACCGTGCCGAAGGTATCGATTTGATGCTGACAGGCTGTTTATTGATGGGTGGATTATTTTTCCTTGGCTTATACCTGCTGGGCAGCCGTGATAAAGCCATTTTACTTTTTGCCCTGTTCTCAATAGTTTATAGTTACCGGATCATAGGTACAGATAATTATGTGCTGCACACCTTATTGCCCGATATTAACTGGTACATAACGGCCCGGCTGGAATATATGAGCTTATTTTTAGGAATAGGCTTGTTTGGCCTTTACACATTATACTTGTATCCGGCAGATGTAAATCGCCGGGTTGTAAATATTATTAATGGCATTTGCTTTTCGTTCACTTTAATGACATTATTTAGTCCTCCCTGGATTTTTACCCAGCTGGTGAACCCCTTTTTAGCAGTAATGCTTTTTTGCCTCGTTTATATCCCTTATGTATACTCAAAAGCCTGGCGCAATAACAGGCCCGGATCTGTTTATGCTTTAATGAGCGCGTTTGCTTTAATGTCGGTATTTGCGATATCGCTTTTTCATTACTGGGCACTTATACCTCCGCTGCAGCTGGTTAGTTTTTTAGGATATATCGCTTTTTTCTTTTTGCAGTCGCTTGTGTTGGCGCACCGGGTGTCGTTTGTATTGAAAAAGGCAAGGGCCGAAGCCGAACAGGGTTTAAAGGTTAAAAGTGAATTTTTGAGCACGATGAGCCACGAGATCCGGACACCGCTTAATTCGGTAATAGGTATGAGCCATTTGCTGCTTAAGAACGAGCCACGAAAGGATCAGATCGAACATCTCGACGTCATGCTTTTTTCGGCTAATAACCTTTTGGCTATAGTGAATGATGTATTGGATTATAACAAGATAGAAGCCGGGAAAATAACTTTTGAAAGTATTGAGATGGACCTGGCTGCAATTGCCCGCAATGTAGTAGGTGGTTTGCAAACAGTAGCACATGATAAAGATATAACCCTGAAACTTGATTTTGATAAGAGATTGCAGCATAAACTGCTTGGCGACCCTACCCGCTTATCGCAGGTAATTACTAACCTTGTTCATAATGCCATAAAGTTTACCCCAAGCGGCGAGGTAGTTTTAGGGATTGAGGTGAAAGAACAAACCGAAACTACGGCTACATTAATGGTGTTTGTTAAAGATACAGGTATCGGCATCCCCCGCGGCAAACAGAAACTTATATTTGAGCGTTTTACCCAGGCCGACTCGTCCATATCACGCAGTTTTGGTGGAACAGGTTTAGGTCTTGCAATCAGTAAAAAAATATTGGAATTACAGGGGTCGTCCTTACAATTGATTAGTGAGGAAGGAGTGGGGTCGGTATTTTATTTTATTAAAACCTTTGAAAAAGCTGATAAAATAACAGAGGCGGTTAGTGTTAACGTTAAACCCGATGCAACCGATAAGCTCCTGAATGGGATCTCTATTTTGCTGGTTGATGATAACCCGATGAATGTGCTGGTAGCGCAAACTTATTTAAAACGCTGGGGTGCTACTACCGATGTGGCAACCAACGGACAGGAAGCACTTGACAAGCTGGATACATCAAAACATCGCCTCGTGTTGATGGATTTGCAAATGCCTGTGATGGATGGGTATGAATCCACAAAGAAAATGAGAATGAACGGCGTAAATATCCCCATTATAGCGCTTACCGCCAATCTCCCCAAAGATGTGGAAGACGAAGCTTATAAAACAGGTTTTGACGACATTGTGATGAAACCTTTTTTACCCGATGAGCTGCATAGTAAAGTATTACATCACGTTTTTAAGCAGGAGCATGTATAAGACCTTCCTGAATCAAACTTTCTGTTCATTTTCTAAATAAAAATTTCATTTGCTCATAGGGGTAAAATGATCCTGGCGTGTTTCAGGATAAATTTTACTAAAATGAACAGAATAGCTTCCTTATTACTTCTTATTGCTTTTATTTACTCTCCCGGGAATAACCGGGGCAGGCGGATAATTGAAGAAAATAAATGGATAAACATCCTTACAGCCATTAATTACCGCATTAAGATTTAATTGAATGTTAACCCAAACTGATCATATTTTGGATATAAATAGCGAACAATTGATCCCGCTGCTGCTCTCGGGCGATGAAGCAACCTTTGAAAAGGTATATAAGCACTTCATCAGGCCATTGCATGTGTATGCTATCTCTATTTTAAGAGATGAAGATACCGCGAAGGGGATGGTACAAAATGTTTTTATGCGGCTCTGGGAGCGTAGGGAGCGGCTGAATTTCACCGGCTCGATAAAGGCCTACTTGTATGGCGCGGTTTATAACGAATGCCTTAATAACCTCAGGCACCAGAAAGTAAAGGTTAATCACCAGCAGCATGTACTGTATATGACGAAGGATAAAGTTGATGGAGGCGCCGGTATGGAACTGCTTGA
It contains:
- a CDS encoding ATP-binding protein; the protein is MKVSKVIYVTFILLFGFLARGSAQNNYVAAVHGVLDLRNQPVNDKIELTGNWLFYWNQLINPNDTAAIKDRLLVEFPFKWNGYTWRGKRLPAFGYGTYRLKVLLPQKHGELKLTMPDVYSAYRLYINKKLVSSNGKVTTSGKGFEAHWEYHAIDLPNSDTIYITLQISNFIHSKGGISKPIFIGPAERIDLARHRAEGIDLMLTGCLLMGGLFFLGLYLLGSRDKAILLFALFSIVYSYRIIGTDNYVLHTLLPDINWYITARLEYMSLFLGIGLFGLYTLYLYPADVNRRVVNIINGICFSFTLMTLFSPPWIFTQLVNPFLAVMLFCLVYIPYVYSKAWRNNRPGSVYALMSAFALMSVFAISLFHYWALIPPLQLVSFLGYIAFFFLQSLVLAHRVSFVLKKARAEAEQGLKVKSEFLSTMSHEIRTPLNSVIGMSHLLLKNEPRKDQIEHLDVMLFSANNLLAIVNDVLDYNKIEAGKITFESIEMDLAAIARNVVGGLQTVAHDKDITLKLDFDKRLQHKLLGDPTRLSQVITNLVHNAIKFTPSGEVVLGIEVKEQTETTATLMVFVKDTGIGIPRGKQKLIFERFTQADSSISRSFGGTGLGLAISKKILELQGSSLQLISEEGVGSVFYFIKTFEKADKITEAVSVNVKPDATDKLLNGISILLVDDNPMNVLVAQTYLKRWGATTDVATNGQEALDKLDTSKHRLVLMDLQMPVMDGYESTKKMRMNGVNIPIIALTANLPKDVEDEAYKTGFDDIVMKPFLPDELHSKVLHHVFKQEHV
- a CDS encoding RNA polymerase sigma-70 factor; its protein translation is MLTQTDHILDINSEQLIPLLLSGDEATFEKVYKHFIRPLHVYAISILRDEDTAKGMVQNVFMRLWERRERLNFTGSIKAYLYGAVYNECLNNLRHQKVKVNHQQHVLYMTKDKVDGGAGMELLDLKEKLQQALNDLPEKCRTVFQLSRFEDLKYQEIADELGISIKTVENQMGKALKTLRLKLVDYLPLIIWLISRSFNII